A stretch of the Corylus avellana chromosome ca6, CavTom2PMs-1.0 genome encodes the following:
- the LOC132183595 gene encoding uncharacterized protein LOC132183595, which produces MPDVQPEVPVVPPEVSAIHPVVPVTHPNEPAAYPNVWQPTFVFDNRPITIHDSVMLHDSTAVAVAKGFVIPRDQTFLADRSDTDAINNSLAFSIQGAASVSDMAQRLSARNVELKVSRNQIGVLQRLLKYYKRKHVDLKQENTQLKKMMLSYAEYLGPKMLEMEKNTERLQRQHEKLRVDVQGCCKSLRTRSSQK; this is translated from the exons atgcctgacgtgcaaccggaggtgcctgttgttccccctgaagtgtctgctattcatcccgtcgtacctgttacacaccctaatgaacctgctgcatatcctaacgtatggcagccaacttttgtctttgacaatcgtcctatcactattcacgattctgtcatgctccatgattctactgctgtagcagtggccaaaggtttcgtaattccacgggatcaaacgttcttagctgataggtcggatactgatgctattaataattcattggcattcagtatccaaggtgctgcttcagtttctgacatggcacaacgtttgagtgccagaaatgttgagctgaaagtctcaagaaaccaaatcggggtcttacagcgactgctcaaatactacaaacgaaaacacgtggatttgaagcaggagaatactcagctgaaaaagatgatgttatcttacgcagaatacttgggaccaaagatgctagaaatggagaagaataccgaacgtctccagcgacagcacgaaaaactccgggtcgatgttcaggggtgttgcaagtctctccgcacacgctctagtcag aaataa
- the LOC132184174 gene encoding uncharacterized protein LOC132184174, producing the protein MDRKQGFFSALKEEVVRGLSPGRSRAKSPARSASPMSRLLRRGRKAHHVAPPEPLIARSGSLRPAEALSPLKEGPDGTDGEDSRMEGRWGQWMKRGQLSRAPSVSCSAAYKRSDLRLLLGVLGAPLAPVHVSTADPFPHLSIKDTPIESSSAQYILQQYTAASGGQKLQNTIHNAYAMGKVRMIASEFETANRVVRSKNSSKAADSGGFVLWQMNPDMWYVELALGGSKVHAGCNGKLVWRHTPWLGAHAAKGPVRPLRRALQGLDPRTTASMFTNARCIGEKKINGEDCFILKLCADPLTLKSRSEGPAEIIRHVLFGYFSQKTGLLVHLEDSHLTRIQNNGGDAAYWETTINSFLDDYRPVEGVMIAHSGRSVVTLFRFGETAMSHTKTRMEEAWTIEEVAFNVPGLSVDCFIPPAELRFASVSEACELPQAQRVNSAVAAAAYRAKVAALENSDDCNVNGSIWKTDI; encoded by the exons ATGGATAGAAAGCAGGGGTTCTTCTCGGCGCTGAAGGAGGAGGTGGTGAGAGGGCTGTCTCCCGGAAGGTCTAGGGCCAAGAGCCCGGCGAGGAGTGCGTCCCCCATGTCCAGGCTGCTGCGCCGGGGTAGGAAGGCCCACCACGTGGCGCCGCCCGAGCCGTTGATCGCGAGATCCGGGAGTCTGAGGCCGGCGGAGGCCTTGTCGCCGTTGAAGGAGGGACCCGACGGGACCGACGGAGAAGATTCGAGGATGGAGGGGAGGTGGGGCCAGTGGATGAAGAGGGGGCAGCTCTCGCGGGCCCCTTCCGTCTCTTGCTCTGCTGCTTACAAACGCTCGGATCTGAGGCTCTTGCTGGGAGTCTTGGGTGCACCGCTCGCCCCGGTGCACGTTAGCACGGCCGACCCTTTCCCTCACCTTAGCATCAAAGACACCCCAATT GAAAGTTCATCGGCTCAGTACATATTGCAGCAGTACACAGCGGCTTCCGGAGGGCAAAAGCTTCAGAACACCATTCACAATGCTTATGCCATGGGAAAGGTGAGGATGATAGCTTCTGAGTTTGAGACGGCTAACAGGGTAGTAAGGAGCAAGAATTCATCCAAAGCTGCAGATTCGGGTGGGTTTGTCCTTTGGCAGATGAATCCAGATATGTGGTATGTGGAGCTTGCACTTGGTGGCAGCAAGGTTCACGCTGGCTGCAATGGGAAGCTTGTCTGGAGGCACACACCTTGGCTTGGTGCACATGCTGCAAAAGGGCCTGTTAGACCCTTGCGCAGAGCACTTCAG GGACTTGACCCCAGAACCACTGCAAGCATGTTCACCAATGCAAGATGCATTGGAGAGAAGAAGATCAATGGAGAGGATTGCTTCATCCTCAAGCTCTGCGCAGATCCTCTGACATTGAAATCCAGGAGTGAAGGACCGGCCGAGATCATAAGGCACGTCTTGTTCGGCTACTTCAGCCAGAAAACAGGGCTTCTTGTGCACTTGGAAGATTCCCATTTGACCCGCATTCAGAACAATGGAGGCGATGCTGCATACTGGGAGACCACAATCAACTCCTTCCTCGATGATTACAGGCCTGTTGAGGGAGTCATGATTGCTCACTCGGGTCGTTCAGTAGTAACTCTTTTCAGGTTTGGAGAAACAGCAATGAGCCACACTAAAACCAGGATGGAAGAAGCATGGACAATCGAGGAAGTGGCTTTCAATGTCCCCGGGCTTTCGGTAGACTGTTTCATTCCTCCTGCTGAATTGAGATTTGCTTCTGTCA